A DNA window from Acidobacteriota bacterium contains the following coding sequences:
- a CDS encoding response regulator — protein MTKILYVEDNPDNFRLVKTLLETSGYEVVGAADGIEAIVRAPQEMPDLVLMDINIPSLSGYEVTTKIKSMKGLEEVPVVALTAKTMKGDKDMALAAGCVGFIAKPIDPFTFVQDVESFLKGRQDKIPVVEEQSVLREYSRTLVTHLEEKVTQLQEYNRKLQESEERYRTLVENVNIGIWFLSPERNTLFMNQRMRDLLGVGQLDPASPDRFLEEEAAEAFRNHLQLCAEGRPQLWETKILTMRRVSREAVVSGVALGQHQGGTSGFLLSFLDVTEKKALERQLQQVHKLESLSTLTAGVAHDFNNILTIIQNNAKLLVTRSDLPEEDLRKLRNIEGASDRGSALTSQLLAFSREKPTNLQVLAPVEVLQRFCTFFANYKKPSVQLRYPTYATVPRIVADANQVEQVLLNLATNAQDAMPGGGVLEFDLRAESRTRETVMSGSVGGDYVCFIVRDTGNGIPAEIRHRIFEPFFTTKPPGKGTGLGLSAVFGIVKRHEGFIEVDSKVGAGTEFRVYFPVEGEKSEIPGEVDLRILSHGRYTVLVVEDEEMLGDLLCDMLMELGIKVHYAENLAKARQILDSKSAEINFILLDYQLPDMDVSGILKYLRTATPHIRIVFTSGYRLEEIRQKEGPVDIDGFLKKPFDLQSLTMMLKQML, from the coding sequence ATGACCAAGATTCTGTATGTCGAGGACAATCCCGACAACTTCCGGCTGGTCAAGACCCTCCTGGAGACGTCAGGTTACGAGGTGGTGGGCGCCGCCGACGGGATTGAAGCCATCGTGCGGGCGCCGCAGGAAATGCCCGATCTGGTGCTGATGGACATCAACATCCCCTCACTCAGCGGCTACGAGGTGACCACCAAAATCAAGTCGATGAAAGGGCTCGAGGAAGTACCGGTGGTGGCCCTGACGGCCAAGACGATGAAGGGCGACAAGGACATGGCGCTGGCCGCCGGCTGTGTGGGGTTCATCGCCAAGCCCATCGATCCGTTCACCTTCGTCCAGGACGTGGAGAGCTTTCTCAAGGGCCGCCAGGACAAGATCCCCGTGGTCGAGGAGCAGTCCGTGCTCCGCGAGTACAGCCGCACGCTGGTGACGCACCTCGAGGAGAAGGTCACCCAGTTGCAGGAGTACAACCGCAAACTACAGGAGTCCGAGGAACGCTACCGGACGCTGGTGGAAAACGTCAACATCGGCATCTGGTTCCTGTCGCCCGAGCGGAACACCCTGTTCATGAACCAGCGCATGCGCGATTTGCTGGGGGTGGGCCAGCTGGATCCCGCCTCCCCCGACCGGTTCCTCGAAGAGGAAGCCGCAGAAGCGTTCCGGAACCACCTGCAGCTTTGCGCCGAGGGCCGCCCCCAGCTGTGGGAGACGAAGATCCTGACCATGCGCCGGGTGTCGCGGGAGGCGGTGGTTTCCGGCGTGGCCTTGGGGCAGCACCAGGGCGGAACCAGCGGCTTTCTGTTGTCCTTTCTCGATGTCACGGAGAAAAAGGCGCTGGAGCGGCAGCTCCAGCAGGTGCACAAGCTGGAGAGCCTGTCGACGCTCACCGCCGGCGTGGCGCACGATTTCAACAACATCCTGACCATCATCCAGAACAACGCCAAGCTCCTGGTGACGCGGAGCGACCTGCCGGAGGAGGACCTCCGCAAGCTGCGCAACATCGAGGGGGCGTCCGACCGCGGCTCGGCCCTCACCTCCCAGTTGCTGGCGTTCTCCCGAGAAAAGCCCACCAATCTTCAGGTGCTGGCGCCGGTGGAGGTGCTCCAGCGGTTTTGCACCTTCTTCGCCAACTACAAGAAGCCGTCGGTCCAGCTGCGCTATCCCACCTACGCCACGGTTCCCCGGATCGTCGCCGACGCCAACCAGGTGGAACAGGTCCTGCTGAACCTGGCCACCAACGCTCAGGACGCCATGCCCGGGGGCGGTGTGTTGGAATTCGACCTGCGCGCCGAGAGCCGCACCCGGGAGACGGTGATGAGCGGATCGGTCGGCGGCGACTACGTCTGCTTCATCGTCCGCGACACCGGCAACGGCATCCCGGCGGAAATCCGCCACCGGATCTTTGAGCCGTTCTTCACCACGAAGCCGCCGGGCAAGGGCACCGGCCTGGGGCTCAGCGCCGTATTCGGCATCGTCAAGCGCCACGAGGGTTTCATCGAAGTGGATTCCAAAGTGGGCGCCGGCACCGAGTTCCGGGTCTATTTCCCTGTGGAGGGGGAGAAATCGGAGATCCCCGGCGAGGTGGACCTGCGGATCCTGAGCCATGGCCGGTACACCGTGCTCGTGGTCGAGGACGAGGAGATGCTTGGCGACCTGCTGTGCGACATGCTCATGGAGTTGGGGATCAAGGTGCACTACGCCGAGAACCTGGCCAAGGCGCGGCAGATCCTAGACAGCAAGTCCGCGGAGATCAACTTCATCCTGCTGGATTACCAGCTCCCCGACATGGACGTTTCGGGCATCCTGAAATACCTGCGCACCGCCACGCCGCACATCCGGATCGTGTTTACCAGCGGCTATCGGCTCGAGGAGATCCGGCAGAAGGAGGGGCCCGTGGACATCGACGGCTTCCTCAAGAAGCCGTTCGACCTGCAGTCGCTCACCATGATGTTGAAGCAGATGCTGTGA
- a CDS encoding DUF4147 domain-containing protein, giving the protein MNVRMRQDARQIFAEALAAAQPAAAFATCLRLDGDRLVAGGRSGLDLGGLDRVYVLGIGKAAPAMARALGALVAPRALAGYLVAKAGQGEAVPGCQVVEAAHPVPDARSVAAVEGALRWLDSSVPPAAPVVVLVSGGSSALFSLPAGRLTIADKAAVTELLLRCGADIGEVNCVRKHLSAVKGGQLARRLGHRPALTLALSDVVGDRLDIIGSGPTVADASSFADAWQVLERYELTLKVPDAVRHHLEAGLAGQIPETMRSDDPILANKNAVVAGNNLAACHAAKECARRLGYRPLLVSDHITGDTAHCAAFHAVLAYDVVYAHRPVAPPVCLISGGETTVRLQGGGLGGRNMEFVLHCVRRLAACIVPAVVLSAGTDGNDGPTDAAGALADNATLARAQMLGLDPGEFLSRNDSYRFFQPLNDLVITGPTGTNVMDIRVVLIGEPVRPAAGGDPGEMP; this is encoded by the coding sequence ATGAACGTCCGGATGCGACAGGACGCCCGCCAGATATTCGCTGAAGCGCTGGCGGCTGCCCAGCCCGCCGCCGCATTCGCCACCTGCCTGCGGCTCGACGGGGACCGGCTGGTGGCGGGCGGCCGCTCCGGTCTGGATCTGGGCGGCTTGGACCGCGTGTACGTGCTCGGCATCGGCAAGGCCGCCCCGGCGATGGCCCGGGCTCTCGGGGCGCTCGTGGCCCCACGCGCCCTGGCCGGCTACCTGGTGGCCAAAGCGGGGCAAGGCGAGGCCGTCCCCGGTTGTCAGGTGGTCGAAGCGGCCCATCCCGTCCCGGATGCCCGCAGCGTCGCGGCGGTGGAGGGCGCACTCCGCTGGCTGGACAGCTCGGTGCCGCCCGCAGCACCGGTCGTGGTGCTGGTGTCGGGCGGGTCGTCGGCCTTGTTCAGCCTGCCGGCCGGACGCCTCACCATCGCCGACAAGGCGGCGGTGACCGAGTTGCTGCTGCGGTGCGGCGCGGACATCGGCGAGGTCAACTGCGTCCGGAAGCACCTGTCCGCGGTGAAGGGCGGCCAGCTGGCCCGCCGCCTCGGACACCGGCCGGCCCTGACCCTGGCCCTGTCGGACGTGGTGGGCGACCGGCTGGACATCATCGGCTCCGGGCCCACCGTCGCCGATGCCTCCTCGTTCGCCGACGCTTGGCAGGTGCTGGAACGCTACGAGCTGACGCTGAAGGTGCCGGACGCGGTCCGCCACCACCTCGAAGCCGGCCTGGCGGGACAGATCCCCGAGACGATGCGATCCGACGATCCGATCCTGGCCAACAAGAACGCCGTGGTGGCGGGCAACAACCTGGCCGCTTGCCACGCGGCCAAGGAGTGCGCCCGCCGGCTCGGCTACCGGCCCTTGCTGGTATCCGACCACATCACCGGCGACACCGCCCACTGCGCGGCGTTCCACGCGGTGCTGGCGTACGACGTGGTGTACGCCCATCGGCCGGTGGCGCCGCCGGTGTGCCTGATTTCCGGCGGCGAGACCACCGTGCGTCTGCAGGGCGGCGGACTGGGTGGACGCAACATGGAGTTCGTGCTCCACTGCGTCCGGCGCCTGGCGGCCTGCATCGTGCCGGCGGTGGTCCTCTCGGCGGGCACCGACGGCAACGACGGCCCCACCGACGCGGCAGGCGCCCTGGCCGACAACGCGACGCTGGCGCGCGCTCAGATGCTGGGACTGGACCCCGGCGAGTTTTTATCCCGCAACGATTCGTACCGGTTTTTCCAACCCCTCAACGATTTGGTGATCACAGGCCCCACCGGCACCAACGTGATGGACATCCGCGTGGTGCTCATCGGTGAGCCGGTCCGGCCAGCCGCCGGGGGGGACCCCGGAGAGATGCCCTGA